The Microcystis panniformis FACHB-1757 region CTACTGGTTTATCAATATCAGAGATTGTCATTGGAATTTTTACAGCACTTTCAAAATTAATTTGTCCATTTTTAACATCACCAACTCGAATGTAAGGTGTACCTTCTTCTGTGTACTCTCGATAGTCAAAACCGTTTTGAATTGGCTCAATCAAACTACCTAATCTTTGAGAATGAAAACTACAGCTTTGAATAGCTTCCTCTACTTGATAAAATTTCGGTTGATAATACTCAGCATCTAAGCGTCCAGAAGACAAAAAAGACTCAGAAAAACTCTTAACGGCGATGCTTTCTTCTGTGGGTTTCCAATCTTTTAAACCAAGTTCTGTTAATAGTAAATCTTCAGCTTGTTGGTAAATTTTTTTAGCTTTAATAAGATTATGATCAGAGAGATGTATTAAATGACTAATTGATAATTGAAAATTCAAAGTTACTAGAGGAACTAAAAAATTCTTAATAGCTGTATAATCAAGTGCAGGGCGAGTTACCCCAACAATATTTTTATCTGATTGAAGTTTTCCTTTATTAGAATTTAAGAAGGTTGAGATAAAATGTGGCAAAAAATATTTGGTGTTTAGAGTTATTTTAACCGAGTGTTGATTTATATTACATCCATCAAAGTCTTTGGTTACAACAGCAGATTTACCATAAGAAACACCTGTGATAGTCAGCAATACATCATCCTCTTTAAGTTTACTACGTTGCAGTTCAAGATCACTCGTTGCTGATATATAAACTAAGTCAGAGTCATCAATATAGTTTTGCATTATATTTTGTACTCTTAAAAACCTAATTCCTTTGTCTGGGTAATCAGCACCTAAAGGAGTAGCACCTCCCGTAATATTCTTGATTACTTCACCAAATTTCATATACCCTAGATCATAGGATTTAATTATTGCAATATTATTCAAGTAATTTTTCTGAAAATA contains the following coding sequences:
- a CDS encoding restriction endonuclease subunit S, producing MDRLEAVELTLSDVLNDNHSSRFDSEYFQKNYLNNIAIIKSYDLGYMKFGEVIKNITGGATPLGADYPDKGIRFLRVQNIMQNYIDDSDLVYISATSDLELQRSKLKEDDVLLTITGVSYGKSAVVTKDFDGCNINQHSVKITLNTKYFLPHFISTFLNSNKGKLQSDKNIVGVTRPALDYTAIKNFLVPLVTLNFQLSISHLIHLSDHNLIKAKKIYQQAEDLLLTELGLKDWKPTEESIAVKSFSESFLSSGRLDAEYYQPKFYQVEEAIQSCSFHSQRLGSLIEPIQNGFDYREYTEEGTPYIRVGDVKNGQINFESAVKIPMTISDIDKPVGLKTGDILFTRKGSFGNSAVVTELELNAIISSEIMLLRLTSVFKQEILPEYVSLFLNSKFGYLQVERRVHGVAYYSISQPDLANLLIPMLPISQQQKIVEKIKLSFVLKQKSKQLLEIAKIGVEKAIETDEETATAWINQQLESLGVKLI